Proteins from a single region of Acanthochromis polyacanthus isolate Apoly-LR-REF ecotype Palm Island chromosome 11, KAUST_Apoly_ChrSc, whole genome shotgun sequence:
- the eomesa gene encoding eomesodermin homolog a isoform X2 yields MQLENILPSASINLPKTFYNLSSSDSANNSPRPSSQLEYQEVDRTESESSSAPKKYLSGVGNGMLGEGEGDSFTKAGPDGRKGSPVLGEDELTSGRRYNIDELGSDRYFISSSQASSDMASPCSLFPYAGQTGSVYSGSSSSRYPASLHYGSVLPPTGFSSSSVCTGRSQFSSGGYQFSQGPGCLYPSYPGTGTGIGSMSLTGSVAGARAQVYLCNRPLWLKFHRHQTEMIITKQGRRMFPFLSFNITGLNLTAHYNVFVEIVLADPNHWRFQGGKWVTCGKADNNMQGNKMYVHPESPNTGAHWMRQEISFGKLKLTNNKGANNNNTQMIVLQSLHKYQPRLHIVEVTEDGVEDMSNEARTQTFTFPENQFIAVTAYQNTDITQLKIDHNPFAKGFRDNYDSMYTAPESDRLTPSPTDSPRSTQIVPGARYAMQPFFQDQFVNNLPQNRFYPGERAVPQTNSLLSPQSEDASAAASAQRWFVPPVQQPGSNKLDLSYENDYSTSSLLSYGIKPLSLQTSHALSYYPDSAFASMAAGWGTRSSYQRKMTTGLPWSPRPSPPAFPEDQLGVTKEKLPEENAPPTSTWIETSHSLKSVDSTDSGVYSMVCKRRRMSPGGSSTENSPTIKCEDLTTEEYNKDNPKGAKA; encoded by the exons ATGCAGCTAGAGAACATTCTTCCCAGCGCAAGCATCAATTTACCCAAAACCTTCTACAACCTGTCCTCGTCGGACAGTGCCAACAACAGCCCGAGGCCGTCGTCGCAGCTCGAGTACCAAGAAGTCGACCGGACGGAATCAGAGTCCAGCAGCGCGCCGAAGAAATACCTGAGCGGGGTAGGAAACGGAATGCTGGGCGAGGGAGAGGGGGACTCTTTCACGAAAGCCGGGCCCGATGGGAGGAAAGGCTCCCCGGTGCTGGGTGAGGACGAGCTGACGAGCGGGCGGCGGTACAACATAGACGAACTTGGCTCTGACAGATACTTCATCTCCTCGTCCCAGGCGAGTTCCGACATGGCGAGCCCCTGCTCCCTCTTCCCCTACGCAGGACAGACCGGTTCGGTGTATAGCGGGTCAAGCAGCTCCAGATACCCGGCTTCACTACATTACGGATCCGTCCTTCCGCCCACGggcttctcctcttcctccgtgTGCACCGGTAGGAGCCAGTTTAGCAGCGGAGGGTACCAGTTCAGTCAGGGTCCCGGCTGTTTGTACCCCTCCTATCCCGGGACAGGGACGGGGATCGGCTCCATGTCTCTGACGGGGTCTGTGGCCGGAGCCAGAGCGCAGGTCTATCTGTGCAACCGACCGCTGTGGCTGAAGTTCCACCGGCACCAGACCGAGATGATCATCACCAAACAGGGCAG acGGATGTTCCCATTCCTCAGTTTCAACATCACCGGACTCAACCTCACGGCCCATTACAACGTCTTTGTAGAAATTGTTTTGGCTGACCCGAATCACTGGCGCTTTCAGGGAGGAAAGTGGGTCACTTGTGGAAAAGCAGACAATAATATGCAAG gtAACAAAATGTATGTTCATCCTGAATCCCCAAACACCGGTGCTCACTGGATGAGGCAAGAAATCTCTTTTGGCAAGTTGAAGCTGACCAACAATAAAGgggccaacaacaacaacacacag ATGATAGTCTTGCAGTCGCTTCATAAATACCAACCACGGTTGCACATTGTGGAGGTGACGGAAGATGGAGTGGAGGACATGAGCAACGAGGCCAGAACCCAAACCTTCACCTTCCCAGAGAACCAGTTTATAGCTGTCACAGCTTATCAGAACACAGAT atcACACAGCTGAAGATAGATCACAACCCGTTTGCAAAAGGCTTCCGGGACAACTATGACTC GATGTACACAGCCCCAGAGAGTGACCGGCTGACTCCGTCCCCGACAGACTCCCCTCGTTCCACCCAGATCGTGCCCGGAGCCCGCTATGCCATGCAGCCTTTCTTTCAGGACCAGTTTGTCAACAACCTGCCTCAGAACCGATTCTACCCCGGCGAACGGGCCGTCCCCCAAACCAACAGTCTTCTGTCCCCGCAGAGTGAGGACGCCAGCGCCGCCGCCTCTGCCCAGCGTTGGTTCGTCCCTCCAGTCCAGCAGCCGGGCTCCAACAAGCTGGATCTGTCATATGAGAATGACTATTCCACCAGCAGCCTGCTGTCGTACGGCATCAAGCCCCTGTCCCTCCAGACGTCCCACGCCCTAAGCTACTACCCAGACTCGGCCTTCGCCTCCATGGCTGCAGGCTGGGGCACTAGAAGCTCGTACCAGCGCAAAATGACCACGGGCCTGCCCTGGTCCCCTCGTCCAAGTCCCCCAGCTTTCCCGGAGGACCAGCTGGGGGTCACTAAGGAAAAGCTGCCCGAGGAAAACGCTCCGCCGACCTCGACCTGGATCGAGACGTCCCACTCGCTGAAATCGGTGGACTCTACCGACTCTGGTGTGTACTCCATGGTGTGCAAGAGGCGCAGGATGTCCCCTGGGGGCTCCAGCACAGAGAACTCCCCAACCATCAAGTGTGAGGACTTGACTACGGAGGAGTACAACAAGGACAACCCAAAAG GTGCCAAAGCTTAG
- the eomesa gene encoding eomesodermin homolog a isoform X1: protein MQLENILPSASINLPKTFYNLSSSDSANNSPRPSSQLEYQEVDRTESESSSAPKKYLSGVGNGMLGEGEGDSFTKAGPDGRKGSPVLGEDELTSGRRYNIDELGSDRYFISSSQASSDMASPCSLFPYAGQTGSVYSGSSSSRYPASLHYGSVLPPTGFSSSSVCTGRSQFSSGGYQFSQGPGCLYPSYPGTGTGIGSMSLTGSVAGARAQVYLCNRPLWLKFHRHQTEMIITKQGRRMFPFLSFNITGLNLTAHYNVFVEIVLADPNHWRFQGGKWVTCGKADNNMQGNKMYVHPESPNTGAHWMRQEISFGKLKLTNNKGANNNNTQMIVLQSLHKYQPRLHIVEVTEDGVEDMSNEARTQTFTFPENQFIAVTAYQNTDITQLKIDHNPFAKGFRDNYDSMYTAPESDRLTPSPTDSPRSTQIVPGARYAMQPFFQDQFVNNLPQNRFYPGERAVPQTNSLLSPQSEDASAAASAQRWFVPPVQQPGSNKLDLSYENDYSTSSLLSYGIKPLSLQTSHALSYYPDSAFASMAAGWGTRSSYQRKMTTGLPWSPRPSPPAFPEDQLGVTKEKLPEENAPPTSTWIETSHSLKSVDSTDSGVYSMVCKRRRMSPGGSSTENSPTIKCEDLTTEEYNKDNPKGMGYYAFYTSP, encoded by the exons ATGCAGCTAGAGAACATTCTTCCCAGCGCAAGCATCAATTTACCCAAAACCTTCTACAACCTGTCCTCGTCGGACAGTGCCAACAACAGCCCGAGGCCGTCGTCGCAGCTCGAGTACCAAGAAGTCGACCGGACGGAATCAGAGTCCAGCAGCGCGCCGAAGAAATACCTGAGCGGGGTAGGAAACGGAATGCTGGGCGAGGGAGAGGGGGACTCTTTCACGAAAGCCGGGCCCGATGGGAGGAAAGGCTCCCCGGTGCTGGGTGAGGACGAGCTGACGAGCGGGCGGCGGTACAACATAGACGAACTTGGCTCTGACAGATACTTCATCTCCTCGTCCCAGGCGAGTTCCGACATGGCGAGCCCCTGCTCCCTCTTCCCCTACGCAGGACAGACCGGTTCGGTGTATAGCGGGTCAAGCAGCTCCAGATACCCGGCTTCACTACATTACGGATCCGTCCTTCCGCCCACGggcttctcctcttcctccgtgTGCACCGGTAGGAGCCAGTTTAGCAGCGGAGGGTACCAGTTCAGTCAGGGTCCCGGCTGTTTGTACCCCTCCTATCCCGGGACAGGGACGGGGATCGGCTCCATGTCTCTGACGGGGTCTGTGGCCGGAGCCAGAGCGCAGGTCTATCTGTGCAACCGACCGCTGTGGCTGAAGTTCCACCGGCACCAGACCGAGATGATCATCACCAAACAGGGCAG acGGATGTTCCCATTCCTCAGTTTCAACATCACCGGACTCAACCTCACGGCCCATTACAACGTCTTTGTAGAAATTGTTTTGGCTGACCCGAATCACTGGCGCTTTCAGGGAGGAAAGTGGGTCACTTGTGGAAAAGCAGACAATAATATGCAAG gtAACAAAATGTATGTTCATCCTGAATCCCCAAACACCGGTGCTCACTGGATGAGGCAAGAAATCTCTTTTGGCAAGTTGAAGCTGACCAACAATAAAGgggccaacaacaacaacacacag ATGATAGTCTTGCAGTCGCTTCATAAATACCAACCACGGTTGCACATTGTGGAGGTGACGGAAGATGGAGTGGAGGACATGAGCAACGAGGCCAGAACCCAAACCTTCACCTTCCCAGAGAACCAGTTTATAGCTGTCACAGCTTATCAGAACACAGAT atcACACAGCTGAAGATAGATCACAACCCGTTTGCAAAAGGCTTCCGGGACAACTATGACTC GATGTACACAGCCCCAGAGAGTGACCGGCTGACTCCGTCCCCGACAGACTCCCCTCGTTCCACCCAGATCGTGCCCGGAGCCCGCTATGCCATGCAGCCTTTCTTTCAGGACCAGTTTGTCAACAACCTGCCTCAGAACCGATTCTACCCCGGCGAACGGGCCGTCCCCCAAACCAACAGTCTTCTGTCCCCGCAGAGTGAGGACGCCAGCGCCGCCGCCTCTGCCCAGCGTTGGTTCGTCCCTCCAGTCCAGCAGCCGGGCTCCAACAAGCTGGATCTGTCATATGAGAATGACTATTCCACCAGCAGCCTGCTGTCGTACGGCATCAAGCCCCTGTCCCTCCAGACGTCCCACGCCCTAAGCTACTACCCAGACTCGGCCTTCGCCTCCATGGCTGCAGGCTGGGGCACTAGAAGCTCGTACCAGCGCAAAATGACCACGGGCCTGCCCTGGTCCCCTCGTCCAAGTCCCCCAGCTTTCCCGGAGGACCAGCTGGGGGTCACTAAGGAAAAGCTGCCCGAGGAAAACGCTCCGCCGACCTCGACCTGGATCGAGACGTCCCACTCGCTGAAATCGGTGGACTCTACCGACTCTGGTGTGTACTCCATGGTGTGCAAGAGGCGCAGGATGTCCCCTGGGGGCTCCAGCACAGAGAACTCCCCAACCATCAAGTGTGAGGACTTGACTACGGAGGAGTACAACAAGGACAACCCAAAAGGCATGGGTTATTATGCATTCTACACAAGCCCCTAA